The following are encoded together in the Drosophila sechellia strain sech25 chromosome 3R, ASM438219v1, whole genome shotgun sequence genome:
- the LOC6618758 gene encoding LOW QUALITY PROTEIN: putative odorant receptor 98b (The sequence of the model RefSeq protein was modified relative to this genomic sequence to represent the inferred CDS: substituted 1 base at 1 genomic stop codon): MLTDKFLRLQTAFFRVLGLKLLHEQDVGHRYPWRSICCILSVASFMPLTIAFGLQNVQNVEQLTDSLCSVLVDLLALCKIGIFLWLHKDFKFLIGQFYCVLQRETHCAVAEMIVTRESRRDQFISALYAYCFITAGLSACLMSPLSMLFSYQRTGELQPDFPFPSVYPXDNMNLSNYIISYFWNVCDALGVALPTVCLDTLFCSLSHNLCALFQIARHKMMHFEGRNTKETRENLKHVFQLYAVCLDLGHFLNEYFRPLIFAQFLAASLHLCVLCYQLSANILQPALLFYAAFTAAVVGQVSIYCFCGSSVHSECQLFGQAIYESSWPHLMQENLELVSSLKIAMMRSSLGCPIDGYFFEANRETLIAVRKAFKNRL; this comes from the exons ATGCTGACGGACAAGTTCCTCCGCCTGCAGACCGCTTTCTTTCGCGTTCTCGGACTCAAATTGTTGCACGAACAGGATGTTGGCCATCGATATCCTTGGCGCAGCATCTGCTGCATCCTCTCGGTGGCTAGCTTCATGCCCCTGACCATCGCATTTGGCCTGCAAAACGTCCAAAATGTGGAGCAATTAACCGACTCGCTCTGCTCGGTTCTCGTGGATTTGCTGGCCCTGTGCAAAATCGGAATTTTCCTTTGGCTTCACAAGGACTTCAAGTTTCTAATAGGGCAGTTTTATTGTGTTTTGCAAAGGG AAACTCACTGCGCTGTCGCTGAAATGATAGTGACCAGGGAAAGTCGTCGGGATCAGTTCATCAGTGCTTTGTATGCCTACTGTTTCATTACGGCTGGCCTTTCGGCCTGTCTGATGTCCCCTCTGTCCATGCTGTTCAGCTACCAACGAACAGGTGAATTGCAGCCGGACTTTCCCTTTCCCAGTGT ATATCCCTGAGACAATATGAACCTGTCCAACTACATCATTTCCTATTTCTGGAATGTGTGTGATGCactgggcgtggcactgcCCACCGTTTGTTTGGACACACTGTTCTGTTCTTTGAGCCATAATCTCTGTGCCCTGTTCCAGATTGCCAGGCACAAAATGATGCACTTCGAGGGCAGGAATACGAAAGAGACTCGTGAGAACTTAAAGCACGTGTTTCAACTATATGCGGTGTGTTTGGACCTGGGCCATTTCTTAAACGAATACTTCAGACCGCTCATCTTCGCCCAGTTTTTGGCAGCCTCACTGCACTTGTGTGTCCTGTGCTACCAACTGTCTGCCAATATCCTGCAGCCAGCGTTACTCTTCTATGCCGCATTTACGGCAGCAGTTGTTGGCCAGGTGTCCATATACTGTTTCTGCGGATCGAGCGTCCATTCGGAGTGTCAGCTATTTGGCCAGGCCATCTACGAGTCCAGCTGGCCCCATCTGATGCAGGAAAACCTGGAGCTTGTAAGCTCCTTAAAAATTGCCATGATGCGATCGAGCTTGGGATGTCCCATCGATGGTTACTTCTTCGAGGCCAATCGGGAGACGCTCATCGCGGTGAGGAAAGCGTTTAAAAATCGTTTATAA